A window of Sus scrofa isolate TJ Tabasco breed Duroc unplaced genomic scaffold, Sscrofa11.1 Contig740, whole genome shotgun sequence contains these coding sequences:
- the LOC100152705 gene encoding LOW QUALITY PROTEIN: olfactory receptor 11H6-like (The sequence of the model RefSeq protein was modified relative to this genomic sequence to represent the inferred CDS: inserted 2 bases in 1 codon), with amino-acid sequence MKNPGWTNHSDPVSEFILLGFTCTWAMQIFLFSLFSVMYVLTLIGNLCITCTVWWDQHLHTPMYILLANFSFLEMWYVTSTVPSMLANFLSETKTISFSGCFLQFYFFFSVGITEDFFLSAMASDRYLAICRPLHYPTVVTVQRCIRMGACCWVCGFSCFLFPVYLISQLPFCVPNTIDHXKLSCVPAPATEIICAIFNSVLIFSTFLFITSSYTLVIRAVLRVPSAEGRRKAFSTCGSHLAVVSLFYGSIMVMYVSPTAGNPAGIQKIVTLFYSVMTPLFNPLIYSLWNKEMKEALRKLFRSMLFGQHSFSSARIHI; translated from the exons atgaaaaacccagGATGGACTAATCACTCTGACCCTGTGAGTGAATTCATTCTTCTTGGCTTCACCTGTACCTGGGCAATGCAGATCTTCCTCTTCTCACTCTTCTCTGTGATGTACGTGTTGACACTAATTGGAAACCTGTGCATTACCTGCACAGTGTGGTGGGACCagcacctccacacccccatgtacatCCTGCTGGCCAATTTTTCCTTCCTGGAGATGTGGTATGTCACCTCCACTGTCCCCAGTATGCTAGCCAACTTTCTCTCCGAGACCAAGACCATCTCCTTCTCTGGCTGCTTCCTCCAGTTCTACTTCTTCTTCTCTGTGGGCATTACCGAAGACTTCTTCTTGTCTGCCATGGCCTCTGATAGGTATCTTGCTATCTGCAGGCCCCTACACTACCCCACTGTCGTGACAGTTCAACGCTGCATCAGAATGGGAGCCTGCTGCTGGGTGTGTGGcttctcctgtttccttttcccaGTTTATCTCATCTCCCAGCTTCCCTTTTGTGTTCCCAATACTATTGATCA GAAGTTATCTTGTGTGCCAGCGCCAGCCACTGAGATCATCTGTGCCATCTTTAACTCAGTCCTAATTTTCTCCACGTTCCTGTTCATTACCAGCTCCTACACCCTGGTAATCAGGGCTGTGCTTAGGGTCCCCTCAGCAGAAGGCAGGCGTAAGgctttctccacctgtggctcccatttGGCTGTGGTGTCCCTGTTCTATGGCTCAATCATGGTGATGTATGTGAGTCCCACAGCAGGCAATCCAGCAGGGATTCAGAAAATTGTGACTTTATTTTACTCTGTGATGACTCCACTTTTCAATCCCTTGATCTACAGCCTCTGGAATAAGGAGATGAAGGAAGCCCTGAGAAAACTGTTTAGGAGCATGCTATTTGGTCAACACAGCTTCTCAAGTGCTAGAATCCATATATAG
- the LOC100152940 gene encoding olfactory receptor 11G2-like: protein MNVSGRETTHTVSHFILLGFPSHPRMQLLYFGLFSVAYTLTLMGNTAIVCAVQWDRRLHTPMYILLGNFSLLEICYVTTTVPNMLANFLSTSKSISFVSCFAQFYFFFSFGCDEGFYLCIMAFDRYLAICRPLHYPRIMTKQLCTGLIVFGWSCGFILFLTPVVLISQLPYCGPNVINHFMCDPVPLMMLSCSEDTTTQLIYSTFNSIFMTGTFLFILCSYALVILAVLRMPWAASKRKAFSTCASHLAVVILFFGSVMVMYVSPGSEHPVEMQKLVTLFYSVITPLCNPLIYSLRNKEMKAALKKVFGSEISVHKT from the coding sequence ATGAATGTGTCCGGCAGAGAAACTACCCACACCGTTAGCCACTTTATCCTCCTCGGCTTCCCCTCACACCCACGAATGCAGCTTCTCTACTTCGGGCTCTTCTCAGTAGCCTACACCCTGACCCTGATGGGGAACACAGCCATTGTCTGCGCTGTGCAGTGGGATCGGCGccttcacacccccatgtacaTCCTCTTGGGGAACTTCTCTCTCCTGGAAATATGTTATGTCACCACGACTGTCCCTAACATGTTGGCCAACTTCCTGTCCACAAGCAAGTCCATCTCCTTTGTGAGCTGTTTTGCAcagttctatttcttcttctctttcggGTGTGATGAGGGCTTCTACCTTTGCATCATGGCCTTTGACAGGTACCTTGCCATCTGCCGTCCTCTGCACTACCCACGCATCATGACAAAACAACTGTGCACTGGCCTCATCGTCTTTGGGTGGTCCTGTGGGTTCATCCTCTTCCTAACCCCGGTCGTTCTCATTTCTCAGTTGCCCTATTGTGGCCCAAATGTCATCAACCATTTCATGTGTGATCCTGTCCCATTGATGATGCTGTCCTGTTCTGAAGACACCACCACACAACTCATTTACTCTACTTTCAATTCCATTTTCATGACTGGCACCTTTCTTTTCATCCTCTGCTCCTATGCTCTGGTGATTCTGGCTGTGCTAAGGATGCCCTGGGCAGCGAGCAAGCGCAAGGCTTTCTCCACTTGTGCTTCTCATCTGGCTGTGGTAATCTTGTTTTTTGGCTCTGTTATGGTGATGTATGTTAGCCCTGGATCAGAACACCCAGTGGAAATGCAAAAActtgtgactttattttattctgtgatAACACCTTTATGCAATCCTCTAATTTATAGCCTCCGGAACAAGGAGATGAAGGCTGCCCTAAAGAAAGTCTTTGGGAGTGAAATATCTGttcataaaacataa